The proteins below come from a single Mauremys reevesii isolate NIE-2019 linkage group 6, ASM1616193v1, whole genome shotgun sequence genomic window:
- the HTR1A gene encoding 5-hydroxytryptamine receptor 1A, with amino-acid sequence MDVANTTTSPTEQSSARGQGAAVTLSYQLLTSLFLSALILCALLGNACVIAAIALERSLQNVANYLIGSLAVTDLMVSVLVLPMAALYQVLNKWTLGQVTCDIFISLDVLCCTSSILHLCAIALDRYWAITDPIDYVNKRTPRRAAVLISLTWLIGFLISIPPMLGWRTPEDRSDPDACTISKDHGYTIYSTFGAFYIPLLLMLVLYGRIFRAARFRIRKTVKKAEKKKIADTCLTVSPDSQQKKSNGEPSKSWKRTVEPKPSACVNGAVRHREDGAALEVIEVQHYHNSSKTHLPLPSDPCSTPLAPSFEKKNERSTEAKRKMALARERKTVKTLGIIMGTFILCWLPFFIVALVLPFCDSECYMPDWLGAVINWLGYSNSLLNPVIYAYFNKDFQSAFKKIIKCKFCRQ; translated from the coding sequence ATGGATGTGGCCAACACCACTACCTCCCCCACCGAGCAGTCCTCCGCCAGGGGCCAGGGCGCCGCGGTGACCCTCAGCTACCAGCTCCTCACCTCCCTCTTCCTGAGCGCCCTCATCCTCTGCGCCCTGCTGGGCAACGCCTGTGTGATCGCGGCCATCGCCCTGGAGCGCTCCCTGCAGAACGTGGCCAACTATCTCATAGGCTCCCTGGCCGTCACCGACCTGATGGTCTCGGTGCTGGTGCTCCCCATGGCCGCCCTCTACCAGGTGCTGAACAAGTGGACGCTGGGGCAGGTCACCTGCGATATCTTCATCTCCCTGGACGTGCTGTGCTGCACCTCCTCCATCCTCCACCTGTGCGCCATCGCCCTGGACAGGTACTGGGCCATCACCGACCCCATAGACTATGTCAACAAGCGGACTCCCAGGCGGGCGGCTGTGCTCATCAGCCTGACCTGGCTCATCGGCTTCTTGATATCCATCCCGCCCATGCTGGGCTGGCGGACGCCCGAGGACAGGTCGGACCCCGACGCCTGCACCATCAGCAAGGACCACGGGTACACCATCTACTCCACCTTCGGCGCCTTCTACATCCCCCTGCTGCTAATGCTGGTGCTCTACGGGCGCATCTTCAGGGCGGCCCGGTTCCGGATCCGCAAGACCGTCAAGAAAGCGGAGAAGAAGAAGATCGCCGACACCTGCCTGACGGTCTCCCCGGACAGCCAGCAGAAGAAAAGCAACGGGGAGCCCAGCAAGAGCTGGAAGCGGACGGTGGAGCCCAAGCCCAGCGCGTGTGTCAACGGGGCCGTGAGACACAGGGAGGATGGAGCCGCTCTGGAGGTCATCGAGGTCCAGCACTATCACAACTCCTCCAAAacccacctgcccctgcccagcgacCCCTGCAGCACCCCGCTGGCCCCGTCCTTCGAGAAGAAGAACGAGAGGAGCACCGAGGCCAAGAGGAAGATGGCTCTGGCCAGGGAAAGGAAAACGGTCAAAACCCTGGGCATCATCATGGGCACGTTCatcctctgctggctgcccttctTCATCGTGGCCCTGGTCTTGCCCTTTTGTGACAGTGAGTGCTACATGCCGGACTGGCTGGGGGCTGTCATCAACTGGCTGGGCTACTCCAACTCCCTCCTCAACCCCGTCATCTACGCCTATTTCAACAAAGATTTCCAAAGTGCTTTTAAGAAAATTATCAAGTGCAAGTTTTGCAGGCAGTGA